From a single Sebaldella sp. S0638 genomic region:
- the purD gene encoding phosphoribosylamine--glycine ligase: protein MKILIIGNGGREHAIAWKLSQNPKVEKIYAALGNAGISHLEKGECVNLKTVDEMLEFAVKNAIDLTIVGSEELLVEGIVDKFTEKNLKIFGPDKLAAQLEGSKVFSKNFMKKYGVRTAEYETFSESSAALEYLSHAEFPVVVKASGLAAGKGVIIAKNKEEAEKAVNEIMVEMKFESAGSEVVIEEFLVGYEASVLSFTDSETILTMISAKDHKKIGENETGLNTGGMGAICPNPYMTDTVEEEFRKNILEPTLKGIKAEKMDFAGIIFFGVMITKKGVYLLEYNMRLGDPETQAVLPLLESDLLDVIDSCLKRELNKIRLEWKNGFSCCVVASSGGYPEEYKKGYEINFDVKDGLVFMAGVIEKDGKFLTSGGRVLSTVGLGDTLEEARKNAYEILGNINFNGKYYRKDIGEI, encoded by the coding sequence ATGAAAATATTGATAATAGGAAACGGTGGAAGGGAACACGCAATTGCATGGAAATTATCGCAGAATCCTAAAGTGGAGAAAATATACGCGGCATTAGGAAATGCCGGGATAAGCCATTTGGAAAAAGGAGAATGTGTGAACCTGAAAACAGTTGACGAAATGCTGGAATTTGCTGTGAAAAATGCAATTGATCTGACAATAGTGGGAAGTGAAGAGCTTCTTGTAGAAGGAATAGTAGATAAATTCACAGAGAAAAACCTGAAAATTTTCGGGCCTGATAAATTAGCCGCACAGCTTGAGGGGAGTAAGGTTTTTTCAAAGAACTTTATGAAAAAGTATGGAGTGAGAACTGCTGAATACGAGACTTTTTCTGAAAGCAGCGCAGCTTTGGAGTATCTTTCACATGCAGAATTTCCTGTAGTGGTGAAAGCAAGCGGGCTTGCAGCTGGAAAGGGTGTAATAATAGCAAAGAATAAAGAAGAAGCAGAAAAAGCAGTGAATGAAATAATGGTAGAAATGAAGTTTGAAAGCGCAGGAAGCGAAGTAGTAATTGAGGAGTTTCTTGTGGGATATGAAGCATCTGTTCTGTCATTTACAGATTCTGAAACTATACTTACCATGATAAGTGCCAAAGATCATAAAAAAATCGGAGAAAATGAAACAGGACTGAATACGGGAGGTATGGGTGCTATATGCCCTAATCCCTACATGACTGATACAGTAGAAGAAGAGTTTCGAAAAAATATACTGGAACCGACTTTGAAAGGTATAAAAGCAGAAAAAATGGATTTTGCAGGTATAATATTTTTTGGAGTAATGATCACTAAAAAAGGTGTGTACCTTCTGGAATACAATATGAGACTGGGAGATCCTGAAACACAGGCAGTATTGCCGTTACTTGAATCAGACCTTCTGGATGTTATTGACAGCTGTCTAAAGAGAGAGCTGAATAAAATTAGACTTGAATGGAAAAATGGTTTTTCCTGCTGTGTAGTAGCTTCTTCAGGAGGGTATCCCGAAGAATATAAGAAGGGATATGAAATAAATTTTGATGTAAAAGACGGGCTGGTGTTTATGGCCGGAGTAATAGAGAAGGACGGGAAATTTCTTACTTCAGGCGGTAGGGTTTTAAGCACTGTAGGTTTGGGAGATACACTGGAAGAGGCAAGAAAAAATGCATATGAGATATTAGGAAATATAAATTTTAACGGTAAATATTATAGAAAAGATATAGGAGAGATATAA
- the purH gene encoding bifunctional phosphoribosylaminoimidazolecarboxamide formyltransferase/IMP cyclohydrolase, translating into MIKRALISVYKKDNILEFSKFLMEKDVEIISTGGTYRYLKENGIPVTEVSEITKFKEMLDGRVKTLHPNIHGGILAIRDNAEHMKTIEENDIKPIDMVIVNLYPFFEEVKTDKSFEEKVEFIDIGGPTMLRSAAKSFKDVVVISDTDDYEKVKGEINESGNVSFETRKNLAGKVFNLCSAYDAAISEFLLNEEFPHYLNMSYEKMFDLRYGENPHQKAAYYVSTVQDGAMKDFKQLNGKELSFNNIRDMDIAWKIVNEFDEPACSAIKHSTPCGAAVGKTPFEVYQKAYECDPLSIFGGIVAVNKEVDEETAVEMAKIFLEIVVAPSYTDRALEVLKGKKNLRVIEAKTGKVQDKFEYVKVDGGLLVQDVNKEMMKEFNIVTKKVPDEAEIRDMILGMKVVKHVKSNAIVVVKDGMAKGIGTGETNRIWATMQALERAGDGVVLASDAFFPFRDCVDAAAKAGITAIIQPGGSMRDQESVDACNEHGISMVFTGIRHFKH; encoded by the coding sequence ATGATAAAGAGAGCTTTGATAAGTGTTTATAAAAAAGATAATATATTGGAATTTTCAAAATTTCTTATGGAAAAAGATGTGGAGATAATATCTACAGGAGGAACATACAGATATTTGAAAGAAAACGGAATACCGGTAACAGAAGTTTCGGAAATAACAAAATTCAAAGAGATGCTTGACGGAAGAGTGAAAACACTGCATCCGAATATACACGGAGGAATACTTGCCATAAGAGATAATGCCGAACATATGAAAACTATAGAGGAAAATGATATTAAGCCCATAGATATGGTAATTGTAAATCTGTATCCGTTTTTTGAAGAGGTAAAAACAGACAAGAGCTTTGAGGAAAAGGTAGAGTTCATAGATATAGGCGGACCGACTATGCTGAGATCAGCTGCAAAGTCTTTTAAAGACGTAGTGGTAATATCTGATACAGATGATTATGAAAAGGTAAAAGGAGAAATAAACGAATCAGGGAATGTAAGTTTTGAGACAAGAAAAAATCTGGCAGGAAAGGTATTTAATCTTTGTTCGGCATATGATGCGGCAATATCAGAATTCCTGCTTAATGAAGAATTCCCTCACTATCTGAATATGTCTTATGAAAAAATGTTTGATCTGAGATACGGAGAAAATCCTCATCAAAAAGCGGCATATTATGTATCTACAGTTCAGGACGGGGCGATGAAAGATTTTAAACAGCTGAACGGAAAAGAATTATCTTTTAATAATATAAGAGATATGGATATTGCATGGAAAATAGTAAATGAGTTTGACGAGCCGGCATGTTCTGCAATAAAACATTCTACACCATGCGGGGCGGCAGTAGGAAAAACTCCTTTTGAAGTCTATCAGAAAGCTTATGAATGTGACCCTCTATCAATATTCGGAGGGATAGTTGCTGTAAATAAAGAAGTGGACGAGGAGACTGCGGTGGAAATGGCAAAGATTTTTCTGGAAATAGTAGTAGCACCTTCTTATACTGATCGTGCACTTGAAGTATTAAAAGGAAAGAAAAATCTGAGAGTAATAGAAGCCAAAACAGGAAAAGTTCAGGATAAATTCGAGTATGTAAAAGTAGACGGCGGGCTGCTTGTACAGGATGTAAATAAAGAAATGATGAAAGAATTCAATATTGTAACAAAAAAAGTACCGGATGAAGCTGAAATAAGAGATATGATTCTGGGAATGAAAGTAGTAAAACATGTAAAATCAAATGCTATAGTAGTGGTAAAAGACGGTATGGCAAAAGGAATAGGAACCGGGGAAACAAACAGAATATGGGCTACAATGCAGGCTTTGGAAAGAGCGGGAGATGGTGTTGTACTTGCATCTGATGCATTTTTTCCTTTCAGGGACTGTGTAGATGCAGCAGCTAAAGCAGGAATTACTGCTATAATACAGCCCGGAGGCTCTATGAGAGATCAGGAATCTGTGGATGCCTGCAATGAACATGGAATATCAATGGTATTTACCGGAATAAGACACTTTAAACATTAA
- the purN gene encoding phosphoribosylglycinamide formyltransferase has translation MPKIAVLISGGGSNLQSVIDNIKNKNLDCTIEYVISDRECFGIKRAENEGIKTLVADRKKYRDSLSEKIGEFLDGNVDYIVLAGFLSILDTEFVKKWDRKIINIHPSLLPKYGGAGMYGIKIHEAVIKNNEKESGCTVHYVDTGIDTGEIIIQEKVTVTPDDTPETLQQKVLEKEHIILTEAIKKVFTK, from the coding sequence ATGCCTAAAATAGCAGTTTTAATTTCCGGGGGAGGTTCAAATTTACAATCAGTAATTGATAATATAAAAAATAAAAATCTGGACTGTACTATTGAATATGTAATATCTGACAGGGAATGTTTCGGAATAAAAAGAGCTGAAAATGAAGGTATAAAAACATTAGTTGCTGACAGGAAAAAATACAGGGATTCATTATCGGAAAAAATCGGGGAATTTTTGGACGGAAATGTAGACTATATTGTATTAGCAGGTTTTCTGTCTATTCTTGATACTGAATTTGTAAAAAAGTGGGACAGAAAAATAATAAATATACACCCTTCATTGCTTCCAAAATATGGTGGTGCAGGTATGTACGGAATAAAAATACATGAAGCTGTGATAAAAAACAATGAAAAGGAAAGCGGCTGTACTGTCCATTATGTGGATACCGGCATAGATACAGGAGAAATAATAATTCAGGAAAAAGTAACCGTAACACCTGATGACACACCGGAAACATTACAGCAGAAAGTATTGGAAAAAGAACATATAATTTTAACAGAGGCAATAAAGAAAGTTTTCACAAAATAG
- the purM gene encoding phosphoribosylformylglycinamidine cyclo-ligase has protein sequence MLTYKNSGVDKEEGYKSVDLIKQTALSTYSKKVLNELGSFGAMYKLGRYKNPVLVSGTDGVGTKLKLAFHLKKYDTVGIDCVAMCVNDILCHGAKPLFFLDYLACGKLDAGVSSEIVKGVAEGCHSSKMALVGGETAEMPGFYSEGEYDIAGFAVGVVERKKVINGEKIKPGNVIIGLPSSGVHSNGFSLVRKLITDLDEEYNGQKISEYLLTPTRIYVAPVSKVLKKYKVKGMAHITGGGLIENVPRIIPDGLSAVIFKDKIKVPEIFNYLQSKGVPEDEMWGTFNMGIGFIMVVKAKDKDKIIKKLSKYGENAYEIGHIEEGDSKICLK, from the coding sequence ATGCTGACTTATAAAAATTCCGGGGTGGATAAAGAAGAGGGGTACAAAAGTGTTGATTTGATAAAACAAACGGCTCTGAGTACATATTCAAAAAAAGTATTAAACGAGCTTGGAAGTTTTGGGGCTATGTATAAACTGGGAAGATATAAAAATCCCGTGTTAGTTTCAGGAACAGACGGGGTGGGTACGAAGCTGAAACTGGCTTTTCACCTGAAAAAATATGATACTGTGGGAATAGATTGTGTAGCAATGTGTGTAAATGATATTTTATGTCACGGGGCAAAGCCTTTGTTTTTTCTTGATTATCTTGCATGCGGGAAACTAGATGCCGGGGTATCTTCGGAGATTGTAAAAGGTGTAGCCGAAGGGTGCCACAGCTCCAAGATGGCTCTGGTAGGCGGAGAAACTGCTGAAATGCCGGGATTTTACAGCGAAGGGGAATATGATATAGCCGGTTTTGCTGTAGGAGTGGTAGAGAGAAAGAAAGTAATAAACGGTGAGAAGATAAAGCCGGGTAATGTAATTATCGGACTTCCGTCAAGCGGTGTACACAGCAATGGGTTTTCACTTGTAAGAAAACTCATAACTGATCTTGATGAAGAGTATAACGGACAGAAAATATCAGAATACCTTCTTACTCCCACGAGAATATACGTAGCTCCAGTATCAAAAGTGCTGAAAAAATATAAAGTAAAAGGTATGGCTCATATCACAGGAGGCGGACTTATAGAAAATGTGCCGCGTATTATCCCTGACGGTTTAAGTGCTGTAATTTTTAAAGATAAAATAAAAGTACCTGAAATATTTAATTATCTTCAGTCAAAAGGTGTTCCTGAGGATGAGATGTGGGGAACATTTAATATGGGTATCGGCTTTATAATGGTAGTAAAAGCTAAGGACAAGGATAAAATAATCAAAAAACTGTCAAAGTATGGTGAAAATGCATACGAGATAGGTCATATAGAAGAAGGAGACAGTAAAATATGCCTAAAATAG
- the purF gene encoding amidophosphoribosyltransferase, with protein sequence MMMEDNDLVMDKMEEECGIFGVYSKEVRDDIMGLGYYGLFALQHRGQESAGLTVSNMGNLETIKGMGLVSEVFTDKDLTENTGNALIGHVRYSTTGSSSLMNAQPLGGYFMLGQFAIAHNGNLVNTATLRRQLESESAVFQTTTDTELILNLLSRYSRNGIKSMIVNTMRTIKGSFALVMLIGDKLIGVRDPNGIRPLCLGRINGGTYVLASETCALDTVDAKFIRDIEPGEIVIIDSDGVDSIMYEKNSSKAPCSFEYIYFARPDTEIDGIDVYSVRHQTGKYLYKQNPIEADVVIGVPDSGIPAAIGYSEESKIPYGIGLVKNKYIGRTFISPSQELREKSVKVKLNAIKKVVEGKRVVVIDDSLVRGTTSKKIVKMLREAGAKEVHFRSASPVVKNECYFGIDIATKKELIGSNMSLEEIREKIDADSLDYLTLENLKLTLGGTNFCMGCFTGNYPITNMENKSLEDEDADL encoded by the coding sequence ATGATGATGGAAGATAATGATTTGGTTATGGATAAAATGGAAGAAGAATGCGGAATTTTCGGAGTTTATTCCAAAGAAGTACGTGATGATATAATGGGGCTTGGCTACTACGGATTATTTGCTCTTCAGCACAGAGGCCAGGAAAGTGCAGGTCTTACTGTAAGTAATATGGGAAATCTGGAAACTATAAAAGGAATGGGTCTGGTTTCGGAAGTTTTTACAGATAAGGATCTGACAGAAAATACAGGTAATGCATTAATAGGGCATGTAAGATACTCTACTACAGGAAGTTCGTCACTTATGAATGCCCAGCCTCTCGGAGGATACTTTATGCTGGGACAATTTGCCATTGCACATAATGGTAATTTAGTAAATACCGCTACTCTGAGAAGACAGCTGGAATCGGAAAGTGCCGTATTTCAGACTACTACTGATACTGAGCTGATACTGAATCTGCTTTCGAGATATTCCAGAAACGGAATAAAATCTATGATAGTAAATACAATGAGAACAATAAAAGGTTCATTTGCACTTGTGATGCTTATTGGTGATAAACTTATAGGAGTAAGGGATCCGAACGGTATCAGACCGCTGTGTCTCGGGAGAATAAACGGCGGTACTTATGTACTGGCTTCGGAAACATGCGCTCTTGATACAGTGGACGCTAAGTTTATAAGAGATATAGAGCCGGGAGAGATAGTAATAATAGATTCTGACGGAGTAGACTCTATAATGTATGAAAAAAACAGTTCCAAAGCTCCGTGTTCATTTGAGTATATTTACTTTGCAAGACCAGATACTGAAATAGACGGTATAGATGTCTACAGCGTAAGACACCAGACAGGAAAGTATCTGTACAAGCAGAATCCCATAGAGGCAGATGTGGTAATAGGTGTACCTGATTCGGGAATTCCTGCGGCAATTGGTTATTCGGAAGAGAGTAAAATACCCTATGGTATAGGACTGGTAAAAAATAAATATATAGGCAGAACTTTTATCAGCCCTAGTCAGGAATTAAGGGAAAAATCAGTAAAAGTAAAACTAAATGCAATAAAAAAAGTAGTAGAAGGAAAAAGAGTAGTAGTAATAGATGATTCACTTGTAAGAGGAACTACTTCCAAAAAAATAGTAAAAATGCTTAGAGAAGCCGGAGCAAAAGAGGTACATTTCAGATCAGCTTCACCTGTGGTAAAAAATGAATGTTACTTTGGGATAGATATCGCCACAAAAAAAGAACTTATAGGAAGTAATATGAGCCTTGAGGAAATCAGAGAGAAAATAGATGCTGATTCACTGGATTATCTTACACTTGAAAATTTGAAACTGACATTAGGAGGAACAAATTTCTGTATGGGATGTTTTACAGGAAATTATCCTATAACTAATATGGAAAATAAATCTTTGGAGGATGAAGATGCTGACTTATAA
- the purC gene encoding phosphoribosylaminoimidazolesuccinocarboxamide synthase, giving the protein MEKKDFLYEGKAKQIYSTDDENYVIIHYKDDATAGNGEKKGSIKDKGIINNQITALLFKRLEEIGIRTHFKEKLNDRDQLCEKVKIFPLEVIVRNIITGSMSKRLGVKEGIKPENTILEICYKNDEYGDPLINDHHAVALGLATYEELNKIYEITLKINDFLKELFDKEGIILVDFKIEFGKNSKGEILLADEITPDTCRLWDKETGKKLDKDRFRQDLGGIEEAYIEILKRLEA; this is encoded by the coding sequence ATGGAAAAAAAGGATTTTCTATATGAAGGAAAGGCAAAGCAGATATATTCTACAGATGATGAAAACTATGTAATAATTCACTATAAAGATGATGCAACAGCAGGAAACGGTGAAAAAAAAGGAAGTATAAAGGATAAAGGGATAATAAACAATCAGATAACTGCACTTTTATTCAAAAGACTTGAAGAAATAGGAATAAGAACACATTTTAAAGAGAAGCTGAATGACAGAGACCAGCTTTGTGAAAAGGTAAAGATATTTCCTCTGGAAGTAATAGTAAGAAATATAATAACAGGTTCTATGTCAAAAAGACTCGGCGTAAAAGAAGGAATAAAGCCCGAAAATACTATACTGGAAATCTGCTATAAAAATGATGAGTACGGCGATCCGCTTATAAATGACCATCATGCAGTGGCTCTGGGGCTTGCTACATATGAAGAACTGAACAAAATATACGAGATTACTCTGAAAATAAATGACTTTTTAAAGGAATTGTTTGATAAAGAAGGAATAATTCTTGTAGACTTTAAAATAGAATTTGGGAAAAACAGTAAGGGAGAAATACTTCTTGCAGATGAGATTACACCTGACACATGCAGACTGTGGGATAAGGAGACAGGGAAGAAACTGGACAAGGACAGATTCAGACAGGATTTGGGCGGTATAGAAGAGGCATATATAGAGATTTTAAAAAGACTAGAGGCATAA
- the purE gene encoding 5-(carboxyamino)imidazole ribonucleotide mutase — MKAAIIFGSKSDTEKMRGAANCLKEFDIEFEAHILSAHRVPEKLEEVLTRLEAEGTEVIIAGAGLAAHLPGVIASKTILPVVGVPLEAALDGLDSLFSIVQMPKGIPVATVGINNSYNAGMTAVQILALKYPELKEKLILYRKTMKEKFIEENNKTVDL, encoded by the coding sequence ATGAAAGCAGCAATAATTTTCGGAAGTAAATCTGATACTGAAAAAATGAGGGGAGCAGCAAACTGCCTGAAAGAATTTGATATAGAATTCGAGGCACATATACTGTCTGCACACAGAGTACCTGAAAAACTTGAGGAAGTATTAACAAGACTTGAAGCGGAAGGAACAGAAGTAATAATAGCCGGTGCAGGATTGGCAGCACATCTTCCGGGTGTAATAGCATCAAAAACTATTCTGCCTGTGGTGGGAGTACCTTTGGAAGCAGCATTGGACGGTCTTGATTCGTTATTTTCAATTGTACAGATGCCAAAAGGAATTCCTGTGGCAACAGTAGGAATCAATAATTCCTATAATGCCGGTATGACAGCTGTACAGATACTTGCGCTGAAATATCCCGAACTCAAAGAAAAGCTTATATTATACAGAAAGACTATGAAAGAAAAGTTTATAGAAGAAAACAACAAAACAGTTGATTTATAA
- a CDS encoding phosphoribosylformylglycinamidine synthase: MNFRIFVEKKKEFNVEARELFEDLQENLSVKNLKNIRIVNIYDIFNIEKRELKNAKKIVFSEITVDNVYDEMELSEKKWFAVEYLPGQYDQRADSAIQCLNLISKKNRNAVVKSGKLLIFDGNVNSETIEKIKKYYINSIEMREKDLEILEENTETENKEDIEIYNGFINYKKDELEKFLKKMELAMTFEDLEFVQQYFKETEKRDPTETEIKVLDTYWSDHCRHTTFETRIKDIKFETGKYKKLFQETFDKYMESRRYLFEKKEAERPITLMDMATIFGKEQRKKGYLDDMEVSDEINACSVFVDVEINGKNEKWLMQFKNETHNHPTEIEPFGGASTCIGGAIRDPLSGRTYVYQAMRISGSADPRESIEDTLSGKLPQKVITRGAAHGFSSYGNQIGLTTTHVTEVYDEGYKAKRLETGLVIGAASIGNIRRDKPLKSDVIILLGGKTGRDGCGGATGSSKEHSHDSFEKCSAEVQKGNAITERKIQRLFRNETVTKLIKKCNDFGAGGVSVAIGELADGLEIDLDKVPVKYIGLDGTELAISESQERMAVVVARKDAEKFISLAKEENLEATIVARVTDKNRLVMTWKNKRIVDISRKFLNTNGALAETEVLVKTPDKKIPLAREAEGKTFREKFINNIKTLNTCSQKGLSEMFDSTIGASTVLMPYGGRYQLTPADVSVQKFPVQDGITNTASMAAHGYNQDISKWSPFHGALYAVIESVSKIAAAGGDYKKIRFTFQEYFERLGKDKEKWGKPFSALLGALYAQKEFELPSIGGKDSMSGTFNELNVPPTLISFAVNTVNAEHVISSEFKAAGNNIYLIKHSVDDTFIPDIQEIKENYNYVHKNILEGNIISAMALKQGGIGEAAAKMCFGNKIGAEINIKEDEFFKLNYGAMIVESETELNNKNAVLIGKTISSEKMRVNGETIELSELIENWESVLEMIFPSKLHMKTESIKEFAVKNNIYIEGTAAKVKFAKPRAGILVFPGNNCEYDTVRVLENNGAVANTVIFNNMSQSDIEDSINRIIHQITNSQILVLPGGFSSGDEPDGSAKFIAAVLRNKGIAKAIEKFLKRDGLILGICNGFQALIKSGLLPYGKITELEEDSSTLTYNSIGRHVSKIVPTKIVSNRSPWLSGMSVGDIHKIAMSHGEGRLIVDSATAEKLFKNGQVITQYVDLNGNPTMDSMYNPNNSDYAIEGLISENGRILGKMGHSERMGTNLYKNIKGNKEQNIFINGIKYFK; the protein is encoded by the coding sequence ATGAATTTCAGAATATTTGTAGAGAAGAAAAAAGAATTTAATGTAGAGGCAAGAGAGCTTTTTGAGGATTTACAGGAAAATCTCTCTGTAAAAAATCTAAAGAATATAAGAATAGTGAATATCTATGATATATTCAACATTGAAAAAAGAGAATTAAAAAATGCAAAGAAAATAGTTTTTTCTGAAATAACAGTGGATAATGTATACGATGAAATGGAACTTTCGGAAAAAAAATGGTTCGCAGTGGAATATCTGCCCGGACAGTATGACCAAAGAGCAGATTCGGCAATTCAGTGTCTGAACCTTATTTCCAAGAAAAATAGAAATGCCGTCGTAAAAAGCGGAAAACTTCTTATCTTTGACGGGAATGTAAATAGTGAAACTATAGAAAAGATAAAGAAATATTATATAAACTCTATAGAAATGAGAGAAAAAGACTTAGAGATACTTGAAGAAAATACAGAAACAGAAAATAAAGAAGATATAGAAATATATAACGGATTTATAAACTACAAAAAGGATGAACTGGAAAAGTTTCTGAAAAAAATGGAACTGGCAATGACATTTGAAGACCTTGAATTTGTTCAGCAGTATTTCAAAGAAACAGAAAAAAGAGATCCGACAGAAACAGAGATAAAAGTTTTGGATACATACTGGTCTGACCATTGCAGACATACTACTTTTGAGACAAGAATAAAAGATATAAAATTTGAGACAGGAAAATATAAAAAGCTGTTTCAGGAAACTTTTGACAAATATATGGAAAGCAGAAGATATCTTTTTGAGAAAAAAGAGGCTGAAAGACCGATTACTCTGATGGATATGGCAACGATTTTTGGTAAAGAGCAGAGAAAAAAAGGATATCTTGATGATATGGAAGTATCAGACGAGATAAATGCCTGCTCGGTATTTGTAGATGTGGAAATTAACGGTAAAAATGAAAAATGGCTGATGCAGTTTAAAAATGAGACACATAATCATCCTACGGAAATAGAGCCGTTTGGAGGAGCTTCCACATGTATAGGGGGAGCAATAAGAGATCCGCTTTCTGGGAGAACATATGTATATCAGGCAATGAGAATAAGCGGTTCAGCTGATCCGAGAGAAAGTATAGAGGATACTCTTTCCGGGAAACTTCCTCAAAAAGTAATAACAAGAGGTGCAGCACACGGTTTTTCATCTTACGGGAATCAGATAGGACTTACTACTACTCATGTAACTGAGGTGTATGATGAAGGATACAAGGCAAAAAGACTGGAAACAGGGCTTGTAATAGGAGCGGCGTCAATAGGAAATATCAGAAGGGATAAACCTTTGAAAAGTGATGTAATTATACTTTTGGGAGGAAAAACAGGAAGAGACGGCTGCGGGGGAGCAACGGGATCATCTAAGGAACATTCACATGATTCATTTGAAAAATGCAGTGCCGAGGTGCAAAAAGGAAATGCAATAACAGAAAGAAAGATACAAAGACTGTTTAGAAATGAAACTGTAACAAAGCTTATAAAAAAATGTAATGACTTTGGTGCAGGCGGAGTTTCTGTAGCAATAGGGGAACTGGCAGACGGACTGGAAATAGATCTGGATAAAGTACCTGTAAAGTACATAGGACTTGACGGGACAGAACTGGCTATATCAGAATCACAGGAAAGAATGGCTGTAGTGGTAGCAAGAAAAGATGCGGAAAAATTCATTTCACTTGCTAAAGAGGAAAACCTCGAAGCAACTATAGTAGCAAGGGTTACTGATAAAAACAGACTGGTTATGACATGGAAAAATAAGAGAATAGTGGATATATCAAGAAAATTCCTAAATACAAACGGTGCATTGGCTGAAACAGAAGTTTTGGTAAAAACACCTGATAAAAAAATACCTTTGGCAAGAGAAGCGGAAGGAAAAACATTCAGGGAAAAATTTATTAATAATATAAAAACTTTGAATACATGTTCGCAAAAAGGACTTTCAGAGATGTTTGACTCTACTATTGGAGCTTCTACGGTGTTAATGCCTTACGGGGGGAGATATCAGCTTACACCTGCCGATGTATCAGTACAAAAATTCCCTGTTCAGGATGGGATTACAAATACTGCTTCTATGGCAGCTCACGGCTATAATCAGGATATTTCCAAATGGTCTCCTTTTCACGGGGCACTTTATGCAGTAATAGAATCTGTATCTAAGATAGCAGCAGCAGGCGGGGATTATAAAAAAATAAGATTTACATTTCAGGAATATTTTGAGCGTCTCGGGAAAGATAAAGAGAAATGGGGAAAACCATTCTCGGCATTATTGGGAGCGCTTTACGCCCAGAAAGAATTTGAGCTTCCTTCAATAGGCGGTAAAGATTCTATGAGCGGAACGTTTAATGAACTGAATGTACCGCCGACGCTGATATCTTTTGCAGTAAATACAGTTAATGCCGAACATGTGATATCTTCGGAATTTAAAGCTGCGGGAAATAATATTTATCTTATAAAACACAGTGTAGATGATACATTTATACCTGATATTCAGGAAATAAAAGAGAATTATAATTATGTGCATAAAAATATACTCGAAGGAAACATAATATCTGCTATGGCTCTGAAACAGGGTGGAATTGGCGAGGCAGCAGCGAAAATGTGTTTTGGAAATAAAATAGGCGCCGAAATAAATATTAAAGAGGATGAATTTTTTAAGCTGAATTATGGAGCCATGATAGTGGAATCAGAAACAGAGCTTAATAATAAAAATGCAGTATTAATAGGAAAAACAATCAGCAGTGAAAAAATGAGAGTAAATGGTGAAACGATAGAGCTTTCTGAATTAATAGAAAACTGGGAATCAGTGCTGGAAATGATTTTCCCTTCAAAACTTCATATGAAAACAGAAAGTATAAAAGAATTCGCGGTAAAAAATAATATATATATAGAAGGAACAGCTGCAAAAGTAAAATTCGCAAAACCCCGTGCAGGAATTCTCGTGTTTCCGGGGAATAACTGTGAATATGATACTGTAAGGGTATTGGAAAATAACGGTGCTGTTGCAAATACCGTAATATTTAATAATATGAGCCAGAGTGACATAGAAGATTCAATAAACAGAATAATTCATCAGATTACAAATTCGCAGATTCTGGTACTGCCGGGAGGATTCAGTTCAGGTGACGAGCCTGACGGATCAGCTAAGTTTATAGCAGCGGTATTGAGAAATAAAGGAATAGCAAAGGCAATAGAAAAATTTCTGAAAAGAGACGGTCTGATACTGGGAATATGTAACGGTTTTCAGGCGCTGATAAAATCAGGACTTCTGCCTTACGGGAAAATAACAGAACTGGAAGAAGATTCATCAACACTTACATATAACAGTATAGGAAGACACGTTTCAAAAATAGTTCCCACAAAGATAGTTTCAAACAGATCACCATGGCTTTCAGGAATGAGTGTGGGAGATATACATAAAATAGCTATGTCGCATGGTGAGGGAAGACTTATAGTAGATAGTGCAACAGCTGAAAAATTATTTAAAAACGGACAGGTAATTACACAATATGTGGATCTTAATGGAAATCCAACAATGGATTCTATGTATAATCCCAATAACTCAGATTATGCAATAGAAGGATTAATTTCGGAAAATGGAAGAATTCTTGGGAAAATGGGACACTCTGAAAGAATGGGGACTAATCTTTACAAAAATATAAAAGGCAATAAAGAGCAAAATATATTTATAAACGGAATAAAATATTTTAAGTAA